From the genome of Antennarius striatus isolate MH-2024 chromosome 19, ASM4005453v1, whole genome shotgun sequence, one region includes:
- the chac1 gene encoding glutathione-specific gamma-glutamylcyclotransferase 1 isoform X1 — protein MKPQDITAGKSSLWIFGYGSLVWKPDFKFKRSEVGYIQGYKRRFWHGDNFHRGSDQLPGRVVTLIQDDDATTWGVAFEVTGHQVEESLRYLNLRETVCGGYSTKLVDFFTDGQPPVQALLYIATSDNPLYLGPASPEEIGTQIAVCRGKTGHNLEYLLRLAEFMRSSCPHVEDSHLFSIEAAALTVVSHLLAVR, from the exons ATGAAGCCTCAAGACATCACCGCGGGGAAGAGCAGTCTGTGGATCTTCGGGTACGGCTCGCTGGTGTGGAAGCCGGACTTCAAGTTCAAGAGGAGCGAGGTGGGCTACATCCAGGGCTACAAGAGGCGCTTCTGGCATGGAGACAACTTCCACCGGGGGAGCGATCAGCTG CCCGGAAGAGTGGTGACGTTGATCCAGGATGATGAC GCGACCACTTGGGGTGTGGCGTTCGAGGTGACTGGTCACCAAGTGGAGGAGTCTCTGAGGTACCTCAACCTGCGTGAGACGGTCTGCGGAGGCTACAGCACCAAACTGGTTGACTTCTTCACTGATGGTCAGCCTCCGGTTCAGGCCCTGCTTTACATCGCCACCAGCGACAACCCCCTCTACCTGGGGCCGGCCTCGCCGGAGGAGATCGGCACTCAGATCGCCGTGTGCCGAGGGAAGACTGGTCACAACTTGGAGTATCTGCTCCGTCTGGCAGAGTTTATGAGGAGCAGCTGCCCACATGTGGAGGACAGTCACCTGTTCTCCATCGAGGCAGCAGCACTGACCGTGGTGTCCCATCTGTTAGCAGTGCGGTAG
- the chac1 gene encoding glutathione-specific gamma-glutamylcyclotransferase 1 isoform X2 has translation MKPQDITAGKSSLWIFGYGSLVWKPDFKFKRSEVGYIQGYKRRFWHGDNFHRGSDQLATTWGVAFEVTGHQVEESLRYLNLRETVCGGYSTKLVDFFTDGQPPVQALLYIATSDNPLYLGPASPEEIGTQIAVCRGKTGHNLEYLLRLAEFMRSSCPHVEDSHLFSIEAAALTVVSHLLAVR, from the exons ATGAAGCCTCAAGACATCACCGCGGGGAAGAGCAGTCTGTGGATCTTCGGGTACGGCTCGCTGGTGTGGAAGCCGGACTTCAAGTTCAAGAGGAGCGAGGTGGGCTACATCCAGGGCTACAAGAGGCGCTTCTGGCATGGAGACAACTTCCACCGGGGGAGCGATCAGCTG GCGACCACTTGGGGTGTGGCGTTCGAGGTGACTGGTCACCAAGTGGAGGAGTCTCTGAGGTACCTCAACCTGCGTGAGACGGTCTGCGGAGGCTACAGCACCAAACTGGTTGACTTCTTCACTGATGGTCAGCCTCCGGTTCAGGCCCTGCTTTACATCGCCACCAGCGACAACCCCCTCTACCTGGGGCCGGCCTCGCCGGAGGAGATCGGCACTCAGATCGCCGTGTGCCGAGGGAAGACTGGTCACAACTTGGAGTATCTGCTCCGTCTGGCAGAGTTTATGAGGAGCAGCTGCCCACATGTGGAGGACAGTCACCTGTTCTCCATCGAGGCAGCAGCACTGACCGTGGTGTCCCATCTGTTAGCAGTGCGGTAG